A part of Vulcanisaeta moutnovskia 768-28 genomic DNA contains:
- a CDS encoding xanthine dehydrogenase family protein molybdopterin-binding subunit, giving the protein MPIKEHLDIILGNSTYLDDIKLNNMAYLHVIRSPYARARILKIEEPGTKALLFFTVKTIGNLLMPAVSVPNARIVRMPVLPSNTVNFVGQPVAAVVAESRYSLEDIADEVSIEYEPLKPIITIDEALKNEEIIHPEIDTNISLDTTLEGGNLNAFKEADVVVEREIEQARLVANPMEPKGCIVYYDGDKLLVYASTQSTFRVRSDLAETLGLPIDKIVVKAPKNIGGAFGNKTPAYPEYVLAAIASMKLRRPVKWVETRTEHLNNATQGRGVKSRMRLYAKRDGTVLGIEGEVIVNLGAYNFTINASSPLFIANLSTGPYKMIAARVRAVGVFTNTPPSGPYRGAGRPEAALIHETLMDDLADELGMDPVEVRRKNIIRDGETYRTPLGLVIDPANYQSMLEYAAKRYYEFRSKYPDKGVSIAVFALYVSVLGGEGVKAVIGNGKMRLIIGSRPQGHAHISAFTKYASEVFGIPGEFIEVVPGDTETLNYGVGTFGSRSATVVAAAITELAERVTSRLSLMGLSLIDAIRSKDVVIEEEVDYKPSIAVFAPSAHVAVVDFNPETLTARVIDYYTVHNVGKPLLKDEVEAQVHGGVLQGLAQVLWEGAFYSEDGTPLHASLADYGLPNTGDITYRITTNEMNTQSPLPGGLRGIGESGTTGALVSVFLALEKAIKSKTSVKVKLGRTPVTPSYLYQLISGF; this is encoded by the coding sequence GTGCCAATTAAGGAGCACTTAGACATTATACTCGGTAATTCCACATATCTAGATGATATTAAGCTCAACAATATGGCTTACCTCCACGTAATTAGATCGCCATATGCAAGAGCCAGGATATTAAAAATAGAGGAGCCAGGTACTAAGGCCCTGCTATTTTTCACGGTAAAAACCATAGGTAATCTACTGATGCCAGCGGTGTCCGTACCCAATGCAAGGATAGTTAGGATGCCCGTACTGCCTAGCAATACTGTGAACTTCGTCGGCCAACCAGTGGCTGCGGTAGTCGCCGAGTCCAGGTACTCACTTGAGGATATTGCTGATGAGGTATCAATTGAGTATGAACCATTAAAACCCATAATTACGATAGATGAGGCATTGAAAAATGAGGAAATAATACACCCTGAAATAGACACGAATATATCCCTAGACACCACATTAGAGGGTGGCAATCTTAATGCGTTCAAGGAGGCAGACGTGGTTGTTGAGAGGGAGATTGAACAGGCCAGGCTAGTTGCCAATCCAATGGAACCCAAGGGCTGCATTGTTTATTACGACGGCGACAAACTCCTCGTTTATGCATCAACACAGTCAACATTTAGGGTTAGATCAGACCTGGCTGAGACCCTTGGTCTACCCATTGATAAGATTGTGGTTAAGGCGCCTAAAAATATTGGAGGAGCCTTCGGTAATAAGACGCCAGCTTACCCTGAGTACGTACTTGCTGCAATAGCGTCAATGAAATTGAGAAGGCCCGTTAAGTGGGTTGAAACGAGGACCGAGCACTTAAACAATGCGACTCAGGGCAGAGGCGTTAAGTCAAGAATGAGACTCTATGCTAAGAGGGATGGCACTGTGTTAGGTATTGAGGGTGAGGTCATCGTTAATTTAGGCGCCTATAACTTCACGATAAACGCATCATCGCCATTGTTCATTGCGAATCTATCCACAGGCCCCTATAAAATGATTGCGGCCAGGGTTAGGGCGGTCGGTGTTTTCACAAACACACCACCCTCTGGGCCATACCGTGGTGCTGGTAGGCCTGAGGCTGCGTTGATTCATGAGACATTAATGGATGATCTAGCTGATGAGCTTGGTATGGATCCTGTTGAGGTTAGGAGGAAGAATATAATTAGGGATGGAGAAACCTATAGGACACCGCTGGGCCTTGTTATTGACCCAGCCAATTATCAATCAATGCTTGAGTATGCGGCAAAGCGTTACTACGAGTTCAGGAGTAAGTACCCAGATAAGGGTGTGTCTATTGCCGTTTTTGCGCTGTACGTGAGCGTACTTGGTGGTGAGGGTGTTAAGGCCGTGATAGGTAACGGCAAAATGAGACTAATTATTGGTTCTAGGCCGCAGGGCCATGCCCACATATCGGCCTTTACGAAGTATGCATCAGAGGTTTTCGGAATACCTGGGGAGTTTATTGAGGTTGTGCCTGGTGACACGGAGACACTTAATTATGGTGTTGGTACATTCGGTAGTAGGAGCGCTACCGTGGTTGCGGCTGCCATTACGGAACTAGCCGAGAGAGTTACTTCGAGGTTATCGTTAATGGGTTTATCATTAATCGATGCAATAAGGTCTAAGGATGTGGTTATTGAGGAGGAGGTTGATTATAAGCCTAGCATAGCTGTATTCGCACCAAGTGCTCACGTTGCAGTGGTTGACTTTAACCCAGAGACGCTAACTGCTAGGGTCATTGATTACTACACGGTACATAATGTGGGTAAGCCACTCCTTAAGGATGAGGTTGAGGCCCAAGTCCATGGTGGCGTGCTCCAAGGTCTTGCCCAAGTCCTTTGGGAGGGCGCATTTTATAGTGAGGATGGTACACCATTGCATGCATCGCTTGCGGATTACGGCCTACCAAACACGGGAGATATTACCTATAGGATCACGACGAACGAAATGAATACACAATCACCACTACCTGGTGGCCTTAGGGGTATTGGGGAGTCGGGAACGACGGGTGCCTTGGTATCCGTGTTCCTCGCATTGGAGAAGGCCATAAAAAGTAAAACCAGTGTTAAGGTAAAGCTCGGTAGAACGCCTGTAACGCCGTCCTACCTATATCAATTAATAAGTGGTTTTTAA
- a CDS encoding roadblock/LC7 domain-containing protein: MESSVGKEVVDTLEEFMSRVFPDIVGALVVRRDGLPVAFKVSNEFNAKVVSAMVAIARGTIDRLGVELSLGEPAISIVQYTKDTLLIAPLSKDLILTAIAKPEPNLGLILLEIEKLKDKLTKILIE; this comes from the coding sequence ATGGAATCCAGCGTGGGTAAGGAGGTCGTGGATACCCTGGAGGAATTCATGAGTAGGGTCTTTCCAGACATCGTTGGTGCATTGGTAGTCAGGCGTGATGGATTACCCGTGGCCTTTAAGGTTAGCAATGAATTCAATGCCAAGGTTGTGAGCGCCATGGTTGCAATAGCAAGGGGTACAATAGATAGGCTTGGCGTAGAACTAAGCCTTGGGGAACCAGCAATAAGCATAGTGCAATATACAAAGGACACATTGCTAATAGCACCATTAAGTAAGGACTTAATACTAACGGCGATAGCAAAGCCTGAACCGAACCTCGGATTAATACTGCTTGAAATAGAGAAACTGAAGGATAAATTAACAAAGATACTTATTGAGTAA